The following is a genomic window from Planctomycetota bacterium.
ACTGGCCGACATCCGCGAGTGCCTCGAGGTGGCCAAGGGGGCGCTGGCCGCCGTCTGAGCGGCATGGCGGGTGCGGCGGTGGTCGCCGCGCGGCCGGGCGCCGGTGACCGTGTCTGGTGACTGGGGGAAACGATGGCGCGCCTCGTGGCGGCGGTGGTGGTCGTGGCCGGTCTGCTCGTCGCGGCAAGCGGCCGGGCGGCGCCACCGGCGTTTGAAGCGGCGCTGGACACGCTGCGGCAGGTCGACCACGAGGGGAAGGGGAACGCCGCCGCCGGGACGGCCTGGCCCGTCGTCGCCGCCGCAGGCGTCGAGTCGCTGCCGCGCGTGCTGGCGGCGATGGACGGGGCCAATCCGCTGGCCTTCAACTGGCTGCGGACCGCGGTCGATGCGGTGATCGCCGACGGCCGGCCGCTTCCCGCCGACGCCCTCGAGGCGTTCGTCACCGACACCGGCCACGATCCGCGCCCGCGCCGGCTCGCCTACGACCTGCTCCGCGGCACCGACGAGGCGCGGGCGGCGCGGCTCCTCGACGGGATGCTCGACGACCCGAGCGTCGAGCTGCGGCGCGACGCCGTCGCCGCCCTCGTGCACCGTGCCGAGGCGGCCGGTGAGGTGGGCCAGGCCGACGAGTCGCGCGCCCTGCTCCAGCGCGCGTTCGCAGCCGCACGCGACGTCGAGCAGGTGCAGGCGATCGCCAAGGCCCTGGAGAAGACGGGGGCGACCGTCGATCTGGCGCGGCACTTCGGCTTCGTCCGCGAGTGGAACGTCATCGGTCCGTTCGACAATCCGGCGCTGCGCGGCTACGAGACCGCCTACCCGCCCGAGGCGGGGATCGATCCGGCGGCCACCGTCGCCGGCAAGTTCGGGCCGGTCGCGTGGCGCCCGGTGACGTCCGCCGACCCGATGGGGCTGGTCGACATCAATGGCGTCTATCCTCCACCAGCCGATGCCGCTGCCCCGGCCAAAGAAGGCCCGAAGGAGGGCCTCAAGGAGGTCGTCGCCTACGCGGTCGCCGACTTCGTCGCTCCGCGTGGGCAGGCCGCCGAGCTGCGCCTCGGCACGAAGAACGCCTGGAAGGTGTGGCTCAACAGCACGCTCGTCTTCGGGCGCGACGAATACCACCGCGGGATGGAGGTCGACCAGTACCGCCTTCCGGTGACGCTCGTGCCGGGACGGAACACGATCCTCGTCAAGCTCTGCCAGGACGACCAGCGCAAGCCGTGGACGACGGAGTGGGAGTTCCAGTTGCGGGTCTGCGACAGAGTGGGGACTGCCGTCCTCCCCGCCGACCGATGACCGACGCCGCCGAGGGGGCCGTGATGAAGACGCTGTCCGCGATCGCCGTGCTGCTGCTGGCAGCGACCTTCCCCGCCCGGGGGCAGGGCGCCGATTGGCTCACGTTCCGCGGCCCCGGGGGGGCGAGCGTCGTCCCCGCCGAGGGGCTGCCGACGGAGCTGTCGGCCGAGGCGATCCGCTGGTCGGCGCCGCTCCCCGGCAGGGGGCTGTCCGGGGCGCTGGTCGTCGGCGACCGGGTGTTCGTCACGACCAGCGACGGTCCGACGCAGGACAAGCTCCACCTCGTCTGCCTCGACGCCGCCACCGGCAAGCTGCTCTGGGACCGGCAGGTGCTCGCCACCGGCCGGACGATGTGCCACTCCAAGACGAGCGTCGCCGCCCCGACGCCGTGCAGCGACGGCCGGCAGGTGTACGCGGTGTTCTCGTCGAACGACGTCGTCTGCACCGACCTCGACGGCAACCTCCGCTGGATCCGGGGAATCACCCACGACTATGCCAACGTCAGCAACAGCCTGGGGATGGCCAGCTCGCCGCTGGTCGCCGGAGGCGTGCTGGTCGTGCCGGTCGAGAACGACAGCGAGAGCTACACGATCGGCCTCGACGCCGCGACCGGCGCCAACCGCTGGCGCCTCGACCGCCCCAAGGGGGCCAACTGGACGTCGCCGGTGGTCCTCGCACCGGGGCTCGTCGCCCTCCAGTCGAAGACCGGCGTCGACGCGATCCGCCTCGCCGACGGAACCACCGCCTGGCGCTACGCCGACGGCGCCGACACGGTGGCGTCGAGCTGCCTGGCCGACGGCGTGCTCTACGTGCCGAGCAACGGCGTCACGGCGCTCGCGCTCGATCCGGCCGATCCCGGCCGCGAGCCGAAGCAGCTGTGGCGCAACAACCAGCTTGCCCCGGCGACCGCCAGCGGCCTCGTCGCCGGCGACACGGTCTACACGCTCAACCGCGGCGACGTC
Proteins encoded in this region:
- a CDS encoding pyrrolo-quinoline quinone; this translates as MKTLSAIAVLLLAATFPARGQGADWLTFRGPGGASVVPAEGLPTELSAEAIRWSAPLPGRGLSGALVVGDRVFVTTSDGPTQDKLHLVCLDAATGKLLWDRQVLATGRTMCHSKTSVAAPTPCSDGRQVYAVFSSNDVVCTDLDGNLRWIRGITHDYANVSNSLGMASSPLVAGGVLVVPVENDSESYTIGLDAATGANRWRLDRPKGANWTSPVVLAPGLVALQSKTGVDAIRLADGTTAWRYADGADTVASSCLADGVLYVPSNGVTALALDPADPGREPKQLWRNNQLAPATASGLVAGDTVYTLNRGDVLTAGERATGKRKWQLRLQGPFSGTPVTDGVHLWAVNEAGLVQVVSLGETEGKVVSTLDLGDEILCSPAVAGGSLFVRSNTTLYRVGK